The DNA region CTGCGGTCGCCCGCAACTGGGCCGGCGGCACCCCGATCTTGGCGGCGAGTTCCTCCCAGGTGTGCCCTTCGTGCACCACACCGGAGTCCAGCCACGCCGAGGGGATCTTCCAGCCCGTCGGCACCGGGGCAAACGGGATCTTCGGCAGCGGCAGGTGTCCGGCGACGACGTAGCGGTGAAACGATCGGATGTCGGTAATCAGCCAGCACGGGATGTGGGTGACACCGGCACGCTCGCCGTCGATCATCGCGTGGGCGAAGTCCATGTACGGGGCGGCCTCGTTGATAAAACGCTTGCCCTCGCCATTGACCACGAACTGTGACGGCATCATGCGTTCGTTGAGCATGAACTGCAGACGACCATCCGGCCAGCAGATCGCCGGGAACCACCAGGCTTCGTCGAGCAACTCGGTGGCGCCACCGACCTTCTCCCCCGCGCGTATCCCGTCGCCGGTGGCCACCGGGTTGCCGAAACTCCAGTCCGTGTCCGCACCGGCCAGGTCGGTGACTCTGCTCAGTTCAGGCAGGTGCTGGGTGCGCCACGCCATGTCGTGGTCGAACCCGCCGCTGGCCAGGATCACGCCTCGGCGCGCCGCGATGCGTTGCGCCACCCCGTCGCGCTCCACCACCGCGCCGATCACAGCGCCGTCGACATCGGTGATCAGTTCCGTCATCGGAGCCTTGAGCCACAACGGGATGTCCTGCTGGGTCATTGCCAACCGCAGCCGCGCCGCCAGCGATTGTCCGATCGCGGCCATCCGGTCGCCGAACACCCGCGCCCTGACCATTCGCCAGATCAACTTCAGCAGCACCGCCTTGCCGCGCCACGACTGTCGGACCTGGTAGAACAACCGCAAATCCTTGGGAGCGAACCAGATCCCCTTGGGGGCCAGAGCCAGCGGGGCCAGCAGATTCTCTTCCTCGTCGCCTAGGACGCGCAGGTCGATCTCCGGGACGTTGATGGTGCTGCCCAACGCCGAACCGCCGGGCAGTTCCGGGTAGTAGTCGGCATAGCCGGGCTTCCAGACGAATTCCAGCCAGGAGCTGAGGTTCTCGAGGAACTCCATCATCACTGGTGCGGTCTCGACGTAGGCACGCAGCCTGGCATCGCTGACCAGACCACCGGTGATGTGCTTGAGGTAGACGAACACGTCGTCGGGGTCGGGGACGTGCCCTTCGCGGCGCTGCGACGGCGCGCCGGGCACCCAGATGCCGCCCCCGGACAACGCGGTGGATCCGCCGAAGCGGTCCGCCTTCTCGACCACCAGCGTCTGAAGGCCCGAGTTCCGTGCAGCCAACGCCGCGGTCATGCCACCGCCTCCGGATCCGATCACCAGCACGTCGGTGACGTGATCGAAGGGCTGTGTGACTGGCGAATTCATGTTGCGGACACCGCCGTTCGGACCGCGAATCCCGCGATCAGGTCGGGAGCAGCGCGATAGTAGCGACTGCTGGTCTGGTAGGGCCCTTGTGCGCTCATCGCGGCGAAGGCCGCGACCCACGTCCGGACCTCGTGGGCGGAGTTGCCCGCCTGTCGGGCGATCCAGGTGTTGTCCCAGCCATCGACCTCAGACAGCCTGCCGGTGTCGACGAGATCCAGGAACGACTTGTCCCATTCCGGGTTCAGCGGCGCCAGCGAGCCCTCGCCGGCGGCGAACTGCCGGGCCGCTTCCATCACCGCGCTCTGGCGACTCTGGCGCTGCTCGGCGGTCATCGGCACGCCGCGCACGATCCGATCCAGGGCCGCGGGCGGAGCAGTGGCCAGTGTGGGTACCGGCGGATCATGGGACAACCCGCCCGAGCCGATCACCAGAACGCGCTTGCCGAGGGTGGCCAGATACCCACCCACGGCGGCGCCGAGCGCACGGACCCGTCGCATCGGGCCCAGCGGGGTGGCGACCGAGTTGACGAATACGGGCACGACCGGCTTGGCGGTGGCATCTCCGAACAACTTCTGCAGCGGCTGGACGGTGCCGTGGTCGACGTCCATCTCTGCCGAGATGGCCACGTCGACATCGGCATCCAGTACCGCACGGGCACAGTCGGTGGCCAGGTCGGCGGGAACATTCAGCGGCCCGGAATAGGTCCCGTAGTCCCCGACACCACGTGCCGCGGTGCCGATGCAAAATGGCGGCATAGCGCGGTAGAAGAAGCCGTTGTAGTGGTCCGGCGAGAAAATCACCACCAGTTCAGGGTCGAACGCCGCCACGACATCACGGGCTACACCGATCGCCGATTCGATGTCGTCAAGGAGTTCGGCCGACGGACCCGGAAGGTTGAGCAGAGGGCTGTGCGACATGGCGCACAGCGCGATCTGGCTTTTCATCAGAATGCGGGCCTCCTTCCTCGGTGAGATGCAGAACGCCGAACAAGGCCTGCGACACCTCAGGAGCGCGCTGGGCGATGCAGGCGCCGGCGATGCAGCGGTCCGGGCGCAGGAACAGCACCGAATCGGTGTAGCCGTCGAACCATTTCTTCAATGCGCCGGTGCGGTCGCCGATCACGACAACGTCGGTATCGTCGTGTCCCGGCCAGTGCAGCTGGGTCATCGGGCGAGCCTCGATGAATCTGGCACCCAAGGCCTTCCAGCGCGCGAATGCGCTGTCCCCGAGCACCGCCCGCAAATTGTTGCTCCAGCACAGCACCGCGAACCCGCTGCCGGCCACGTCGTCGAGCAGGACGTCCCGCCGGTCGCGGGTGTCCACCCGCGGCTGGATGAACAACGTGCCGGTCGGTGAGTCCGCACCGGGCGGCCGCTGATGATGCACCGCGCCCTGCAGATAACGGGGCATCGGCTTGAACCGCATCTCCAGCACGTAGCGCTTCAGCGTGGGCACCGCCGAGGCCGCGTGGATCACACGGTCACGCAGCGCCGCGATGCGGCGATTCGTCGGTGAGATGACCCGACCGACCATCGTGGACAAATCGATCATCGCCCGCGCGTGCTTACGACGCTCGACGTCGTAGCTGTCGAGCAACGCGTCGTGCGCCTGCCCGGTGACCACCACCGCGAGCTTCCACCCGAGGTTGGCCGCATCCCTGATGCCACTGTTGTAGCCCTGGCCCTGCCACACCGGCATCAGGTGGGCGGCGTCGCCGGCCAACAACAGCCGGCCCTGCCGGAAAGACCCGGCGATGCGCGAGTGATGGGTGTAGACCCGATGCCGGATCATGTCGACCCGATCTGGGTAGGGGACCAATCGAGCCAGCATCTGTCGGACGAATGCGGGGTCATCGGCCTGCTCGTCGGTCTCGTGGGGGTGGATCAGGAACTCGAAGCGTCGGATGCCATGGGCGATCGCGATCGACACATATGGGCGGCGGGGGTCGGCGCCCACCTCACTGTTGGGATGGCCGAGTGGGTCGTTGGCGCAGTCGACGACCAGCCATCGTGTCGATGAGGTGGTGCCGTCGAACGACACCCCCATCAGCCGCCGGGTGGCGCTGCGACCGCCGTCGCAGCCGACCACGTAGCGCGCGGTGACCGGCGGCTGGCCACCGGCGAATTCGACGGTGACGCTTTCGCCGTCGTCGGTGCAGTTCTGCATCTGGTGCGCGAACCGCACCTC from Mycobacterium sp. SMC-4 includes:
- a CDS encoding FAD-binding protein, which codes for MNSPVTQPFDHVTDVLVIGSGGGGMTAALAARNSGLQTLVVEKADRFGGSTALSGGGIWVPGAPSQRREGHVPDPDDVFVYLKHITGGLVSDARLRAYVETAPVMMEFLENLSSWLEFVWKPGYADYYPELPGGSALGSTINVPEIDLRVLGDEEENLLAPLALAPKGIWFAPKDLRLFYQVRQSWRGKAVLLKLIWRMVRARVFGDRMAAIGQSLAARLRLAMTQQDIPLWLKAPMTELITDVDGAVIGAVVERDGVAQRIAARRGVILASGGFDHDMAWRTQHLPELSRVTDLAGADTDWSFGNPVATGDGIRAGEKVGGATELLDEAWWFPAICWPDGRLQFMLNERMMPSQFVVNGEGKRFINEAAPYMDFAHAMIDGERAGVTHIPCWLITDIRSFHRYVVAGHLPLPKIPFAPVPTGWKIPSAWLDSGVVHEGHTWEELAAKIGVPPAQLRATAERFNDLARRGHDDDFGRGDSAYDNYYGDPTLPNPNLHPLGKPPYYAFQIILGDLGTSGGLRTDEHARVLRSDETPIRGLYAVGNASAAVMGRSYAGAGATIGPAMTFGYIAAQHIAATEPDHRPPSVIDSPESSRR
- a CDS encoding 3-carboxyethylcatechol 2,3-dioxygenase, which translates into the protein MSHSPLLNLPGPSAELLDDIESAIGVARDVVAAFDPELVVIFSPDHYNGFFYRAMPPFCIGTAARGVGDYGTYSGPLNVPADLATDCARAVLDADVDVAISAEMDVDHGTVQPLQKLFGDATAKPVVPVFVNSVATPLGPMRRVRALGAAVGGYLATLGKRVLVIGSGGLSHDPPVPTLATAPPAALDRIVRGVPMTAEQRQSRQSAVMEAARQFAAGEGSLAPLNPEWDKSFLDLVDTGRLSEVDGWDNTWIARQAGNSAHEVRTWVAAFAAMSAQGPYQTSSRYYRAAPDLIAGFAVRTAVSAT
- a CDS encoding bifunctional 3-(3-hydroxy-phenyl)propionate/3-hydroxycinnamic acid hydroxylase, encoding MKPTTQHPDVDVLIVGAGPSGLTLANILGLHGVRTLVVDERDTLIDYPRGVGLDDEALRTFQSIGLVDRVLPHTVPNQILRFFDADRRLLAEMAPPDARFGWPKRNGFVQPMVDAELFAGLDRFECVEVRFAHQMQNCTDDGESVTVEFAGGQPPVTARYVVGCDGGRSATRRLMGVSFDGTTSSTRWLVVDCANDPLGHPNSEVGADPRRPYVSIAIAHGIRRFEFLIHPHETDEQADDPAFVRQMLARLVPYPDRVDMIRHRVYTHHSRIAGSFRQGRLLLAGDAAHLMPVWQGQGYNSGIRDAANLGWKLAVVVTGQAHDALLDSYDVERRKHARAMIDLSTMVGRVISPTNRRIAALRDRVIHAASAVPTLKRYVLEMRFKPMPRYLQGAVHHQRPPGADSPTGTLFIQPRVDTRDRRDVLLDDVAGSGFAVLCWSNNLRAVLGDSAFARWKALGARFIEARPMTQLHWPGHDDTDVVVIGDRTGALKKWFDGYTDSVLFLRPDRCIAGACIAQRAPEVSQALFGVLHLTEEGGPHSDEKPDRAVRHVAQPSAQPSGSVGRTP